A single Anopheles funestus chromosome 2RL, idAnoFuneDA-416_04, whole genome shotgun sequence DNA region contains:
- the LOC125764929 gene encoding calcium-activated chloride channel regulator 1-like, producing MARTLALPLLVAVASVVILGTGVPYASGASSITVEKSAYKNVVIEIRDNVPVDNCQTILQNLEIMLTSASQYLFNALDSRVYFGEVSVILPNHWPQSCIPYNQTRTSASGETADVTIRPHTKAEPSIWTQQYAGCGESGEQIYVDPEILGRETIWREFIREWAKYRYGVFDEIGYDRDPVYPRCYINDEHKVKLTGCSDAPVNDEGLCGSPSSPVPVPYNISRVLDPNARTSIMFAAESKSVTMFCDEGTHNRYAPTKHNQMCDRRSTYDVILKHSDFAPQNQMEFNPSVIINTVPKFSYKSRKLTRYVIVIGQTFVMRERETWSFLRRAIRKWIVYDLPATKTEIGIALANDTATYDMLPITSLQIEKNKDRIASFIPYTSSDLNRPTCLSCGISDAIHMLNEQTRHHGPANSIILVIAPGMDIEHESLARSARASKIRIATINYPIVEPRRPLDPLAHETGGSAYSVFECRDNSEKSLVTTYFELSNALYNIGKLYHEGNRNEFPVEIFRRVLIDSVGETNSQRSSRTVTGNFMLDPFMGPPAEFFIYVHNSENPLVSNVRLTNPNGIVYSSMSDARASVRQLSLLSTINETGIWNYSIERFQGNPQPHYVQVIATPRSKYAPVITARSWVHRSKAGGPIVLFAEVKKGDLPVVSAQVEVTVTKLERICERFRETTVQSDERFVLLDTGAGDPDITKGDGVYSRYFNADEFGGPGTYQLEVTVSDRGNTAYTLADGASYTATSSSQPGRCCGSSVPIPQKQSLDSFERILPPMTVFVSQADLINAAKVPVGRISDLSADVEGMKVRLSWTSPDMGGKNVARYEVKYATTIKDIVDNFDTAAVLWHHDTPFTFSIGEGSEFTMNITHEPHLFGQILYFAVRPYATLTKDAEPGPISNYVRAFVTKPKPTTLFPPSSTGGTESYDSIWSSYDGIAKNGDDRMDIIPRIAKSMDLGPELLLPIIAGIILLFALIFIYCWFCVIKKRHDTHDDEQKKPIKSFKSDTKLTTSHSVIVTAAGNGSSPSSNSTTSSSSSPNHQGANHGGQTTLPQSNSYDMGLGDHQTVGIPTIYNIDDDVLLAKKRYSAVINMGPPTHPMEQQLIEELKQQQHIIDTQSFIMPNHGGPTANGTIGPNNNNNNCSVSIISTTSNNTTLTRTYNPNAGTIMVGGRTLSPYESWSASQLLQEHEQQHQRRHSPTLIDDLIDNNVQQTFYNPGQQVQQLHPQHAHMLGQPGTDQMSLLNNNHLNENGSPPVPPLPIYTTSPSVGATAPGVGNTTSYVYGQSHGSSVSSVNSGLGPIPNGGSTISGTDTKKRRNVTMV from the exons ATTATGCTAACGTCCGCCTCGCAGTATCTCTTCAATGCACTCGACAGCCGCGTTTACTTCGGTGAAGTGTCGGTGATCCTGCCGAACCATTGGCCCCAGTCGTGCATACCCTACAACCAAACACGCACATCGGCGAGCGGTGAAACGGCGGACGTAACTATCCGGCCCCACACCAAGGCCGAACCATCGATCTGGACGCAACAGTACGCCGGATGCGGTGAGTCGGGCGAACAGATCTACGTCGATCCGGAGATACTGGGCCGTGAGACTATCTGGCGGGAGTTTATCCGCGAGTGGGCCAAGTACCGGTACGGTGTGTTCGATGAAATTGGGTACGATCGCGACCCGGTCTATCCGCGCTGCTACATCAACGACGAGCACAAGGTCAAGCTGACGGGGTGCTCGGACGCCCCTGTCAACGATGAGGGTCTGTGCGGCAGTCCGTCCTCTCCCGTTCCGGTCCCGTACAACATTAGCCGTGTGTTGGATCCGAACGCTCGCACCAGCATTATGTTTGCGGCAGAATCGAAGAGTGTCACCATGTTCTGCGACGAAGGCACACACAATCGATACGCACCGACGAAGCACAATCAGATGTGCGATCGCCGTAGTACGTACGACGTGATACTGAAGCACTCGGACTTTGCGCCGCAAAATCAGATGGAGTTTAACCCTTCGGTGATCATTAACACCGTGCCCAAGTTTAGCTACAAGTCGCGCAAACTTACGCGCTACGTCATCGTGATCGGACAGACATTCGTTATGCGGGAACGGGAAACTTGGAGCTTCCTGCGACGTGCCATACGAAAGTGGATTGTGTATGATCTTCCGGCAACCAAGACGGAGATCGGTATTGCACTGGCTAACGATACGGCAACGTACGATATGCTCCCGATCACGTCGCTGCAGATCGAGAAGAACAAGGACCGCATCGCATCATTCATCCCGTACACATCGAGCGATCTGAACAGACCGACCTGTCTGAGCTGCGGCATTTCCGACGCCATCCACATGCTGAACGAGCAGACGCGCCATCATGGTCCGGCAAATTCGATCATTTTGGTAATTGCTCCCGGCATGGACATCGAGCACGAATCGTTAGCACGTTCGGCTCGTGCCTCCAAAATTCGTATCGCTACAATCAACTACCCGATAGTGGAACCACGGCGACCATTGGACCCGCTGGCACACGAAACTGGCGGTAGCGCGTACTCCGTGTTCGAGTGTCGTGACAATTCAGAAAAATCGCTCGTCACCACGTACTTTGAGCTATCGAACGCACTGTACAATATTGGAAAGCTATACCACGAGGGCAATCGTAACGAATTCCCGGTAGAAATCTTCCGTCGTGTGCTGATCGATTCGGTGGGCGAAACAAATTCGCAGCGCAGTAGCCGCACTGTGACCGGAAACTTCATGCTCGATCCTTTCATGGGCCCACCGGCCGAGTTCTTCATTTATGTACACAACTCGGAAAATCCGCTCGTCTCGAACGTGCGTTTGACGAACCCCAACGGTATCGTGTACTCATCGATGAGTGACGCGCGCGCCTCGGTGCGACAACTGTCTCTCTTGTCCACGATCAACGAAACTGGCATTTGGAACTATTCGATCGAACGGTTCCAGGGCAATCCGCAGCCACATTACGTGCAGGTGATCGCCACACCTCGCTCCAAGTACGCACCAGTTATAACGGCACGGTCCTGGGTTCATCGCAGTAAGGCCGGTGGTCCGATCGTGCTGTTCGCTGAAGTTAAGAAGGGAGATCTGCCGGTAGTGTCAGCACAGGTTGAAGTTACCGTTACCAAGCTGGAACGCATCTGTGAACGCTTCCGTGAAACAACGGTACAGAGTGATGAGCGGTTCGTACTGCTGGACACTGGAGCTGGTGATCCGGACATTACCAAGGGTGACGGAGTTTACTCGCGCTACTTCAATGCGGATGAATTCGGTGGTCCGGGCACATACCAGCTAGAGGTCACGGTCAGCGATCGCGGCAACACGGCCTATACGTTAGCGGATGGTGCTAGTTACA CCGCTACGTCCAGCTCGCAACCGGGACGTTGCTGCGGTAGTTCGGTGCCAATTCCCCAGAAACAATCGCTGGACTCGTTCGAACGTATTCTTCCGCCAATGACGGTGTTCGTTAGCCAGGCGGATCTGATCAACGCCGCTAAGGTGCCGGTCGGTCGCATCAGTGATCTTAGTGCTGACGTGGAAGGTATGAAGGTACGTCTCAGCTGGACCTCACCGGACATGGGTGGCAAGAATGTGGCCCGGTACGAGGTGAAGTATGCCACCACGATCAAGGACATTGTGGACAACTTTGATACGGCTGCCGTACTATGGCATCACGACACACCGTTTACGTTTTCCATCGGTGAAGGTAGCGAGTTCACGATGAATATTACGCACGAACCGCATCTGTTCGGGCAGATCCTCTACTTTGCCGTGCGTCCGTATGCAACCCTCACCAAGGACGCAGAACCCGGACCGATCTCGAACTATGTGCGAGCGTTTGTGACGAAGCCGAAGCCCACGACACTATTCCCACCATCCAGTACGGGCGGTACGGAAAGCTACGACTCCATCTGGTCGTCTTACGATGGCATTGCTAAGAATGGAGATGACAGAATGGACATTATTCCACGCATTGCCAAAAGCATGGACCTTGGTCCAGAGCTGCTACTGCCCATCATTGCCGGTATCATACTGCTGTTCGCGCTCATCTTCATCTACTGCTGGTTCTGTGTGATCAAGAAGCGACACGACACGCACGATGACGAGCAGAAGAAGCCGATCAAATCGTTCAAAAGTGACACGAAACTAACCACAAGCCATAGCGTGATCGTCACGGCAGCTGGGAATGGTTCGTCGCCTTCCTCCAACTCAACGACATCGTCATCATCTTCGCCGAACCATCAAGGTGCGAATCATGGTGGACAAACAACGCTTCCACAGTCTAATTCTTACGATATGGGGTTGGGTGATCATCAAACCGTCGGTATCCCGACCATCTACAACATCGACGACGATGTACTGTTGGCCAAGAAGCGTTACAGTGCCGTCATTAATATGGGGCCACCGACACACCCGATGGAGCAGCAGCTGATCGAGGAGctaaagcagcagcagcacatcaTCGACACGCAGTCCTTTATCATGCCCAACCACGGAGGTCCCACGGCCAATGGTACGATCGGGcctaacaacaacaataataattgcAGCGTGAGCATCATTTCGACAACCTCCAACAATACCACGCTGACGCGCACGTACAATCCGAATGCGGGGACGATCATGGTCGGAGGCCGTACCCTCAGTCCTTACGAATCCTGGTCGGCTTCGCAACTACTGCAGGAGCACGAACAGCAACACCAGCGACGCCATAGCCCAACACTTATTGACGATCTTATCGACAATAACGTTCAGCAGACGTTCTACAATCCGGGCCAACAGGTACAGCAGCTACATCCACAGCACGCCCACATGCTAGGTCAGCCGGGTACGGACCAAATGTCGTTGCTGAACAACAACCATTTGAATGAGAATGGTTCGCCACCGGTTCCACCTCTGCCGATCTACACCACCAGCCCGAGCGTTGGTGCTACGGCACCGGGTGTCGGTAATACGACCTCGTACGTTTACGGCCAGAGCCATGGTTCCTCGGTGAGTTCGGTAAACAGTGGACTGGGCCCAATACCAAATGGTGGTTCCACGATAAGCGGTACAGACACGAAGAAACGACGCAATGTCACCATGGTCTAA
- the LOC125765008 gene encoding zinc finger protein 557-like codes for MDGSPEELNLVEFNIIDNIIGSAVDDLMLKDNTDVHQYDYNALASLLLPLCRFCARENAQMVHISDVHLQIINDLRIPEAHGTNVCTNICSSCNGFLEEFCKFRSVCEEGQKRIATLLAERQHGMASFVDVKLDFTVARKDLLPATVMDEPATAKMLNSIQTVEPGLMELAERECPNYTENILILAPISPAVQPQNSSQPAEETHLMEQKIVFDSSQSDTCQYVTHSLEECNFIPQYEQQSFKSFIENMKHANDVVESPSENKALSQVDEAEVKDSKKPEARRRVVDGRLQWVCLDCEQVFGSCFQLKKHRRSCELVGSKTSKRIATLVCDICGETMSTESALTMHRRKHEAKTNGPTIKSASAVKLELTVCHVCGHTSKSRRALRLHLITHSSDKNVECPICGKRFKRRRDLRNHLDVHSGRKHECDACGKKFLTKATLRNHAKTHRDSYLKHECTVCARQFVHAHQLQKHMVIHTNEYPYVCEICKAVFRTLGRFKRHIQKGHTLPTSNMNVIEQTALNSWDDLIEYQPEVVPCETLDETVSEEMLHRVDPVCDTGLPEIFDSFGTDPILDQGSPQFAVQGFPDGSDRDDDGFYYCYESTFLGTSVAVINR; via the exons ATGGATGGATCCCCTGAA GAGCTGAATTTAGTCGAATTTAACATCATCGATAACATTATCGGATCGGCGGTGGATGATTTGATGCTAAAAGATAACACCGATGTACACCAGTACGACTACAATGCGCTTGCTAGCCTGCTCCTACCACTGTGCCGTTTCTGTGCCCGTGAAAATGCCCAAATGGTACACATATCGGATGTTCACCTGCAGATAATAAATGATTTGCGAATACCGGAAGCGCACGGTACAAACGTATGCACCAACATTTGTAGCAGTTGCAATGGTTTCCTGGAGGAATTTTGCAAGTTTCGCTCCGTTTGTGAAGAAGGACAAAAGCGCATTGCAACTCTGCTGGCAGAACGGCAGCACGGTATGGCGAGTTTTGTGGATGTCAAGCTGGATTTCACTGTAGCGAGAAAAGACTTACTTCCAGCAACTGTGATGGATGAACCGGCTACTGCAAAGATGCTGAACTCTATACAAACTGTTGAGCCTGGGTTGATGGAGTTGGCGGAACGTGAATGTCCCAATTAtacggaaaatattttaattctagCACCAATTTCACCTGCTGTACAACCCCAAAACAGTTCTCAACCGGCAGAGGAAACGCATTTAATGGAACAGAAGATTGTATTTGATTCAAGCCAATCAGACACCTGCCAATATGTGACGCACTCGTTGGAAGAGTGTAATTTTATTCCACAATACGAACAGCAAAGCTTTAAAAGCTTCatagaaaatatgaaacatgcCAATGATGTTGTAGAATCACCTTCAGAGAACAAAGCTTTATCTCAAGTGGATGAAGCGGAAGTGAAAGACTCCAAAAAGCCGGAAGCCCGAAGACGCGTTGTGGACGGACGGTTGCAGTGGGTGTGTCTAGACTGCGAGCAAGTGTTTGGTAGCTGTTTTCAGCTAAAGAAACATCGACGAAGCTGCGAGTTGGTGGGaagcaaaacatcaaaacgaATCGCAACATTAGTCTGTGATATTTGTGGCGAAACCATGTCCACCGAATCAGCTCTTACCATGCACAGGCGTAAACATGaggcaaaaacaaatggaCCGACGATAAAGTCGGCTTCGGCTGTAAAACTGGAACTAACCGTGTGTCACGTGTGTGGCCACACTAGCAAATCGCGGCGAGCACTACGATTGCATCTAATTACTCATAGCAGTGATAAGAACGTGGAGTGCCCGATTTGTGGTAAACGGTTCAAGCGTAGGCGGGATCTGCGCAACCACCTCGATGTACATTCCGGCCGGAAGCACGAATGTGATGCATGTGGTAAAAAGTTTTTAACCAAAGCGACACTACGTAACCATGCTAAAACGCATCGTGACAGTTACCTCAAGCACGAGTGTACCGTATGCGCACGGCAGTTTGTCCATGCGCACCAGCTACAGAAGCACATGGTAATCCACACGAACGAGTACCCTTATGTGTGTGAAATTTGCAAAGCAGTGTTCCGCACGTTGGGACGCTTTAAGCGCCACATACAGAAAGGGCACACATTGCCGACTAGCAATATGAACGTTATTGAACAGACCGCGCTTAACAGCTGGGACGATCTGATAGAGTACCAACCGGAGGTAGTTCCGTGCGAAACGTTAGATGAAACCGTGTCGGAAGAAATGTTGCACCGGGTCGATCCTGTCTGCGATACGGGTTTGCCCGAGATATTTGATAGCTTCGGTACGGATCCGATACTCGATCAAGGTTCACCACAGTTTGCCGTACAAGGTTTTCCCGATGGTAGTGACCGTGATGACGATGGGTTTTATTACTGTTACGAATCAACATTTCTCGGTACTTCTGTGGCGGTAATTAATCGATGA
- the LOC125764942 gene encoding uncharacterized protein LOC125764942 translates to MAELCNLLACRLCLQKQFQLLPMFPANEPVNDELLRKIYECAAVRISYEYDQSSVICIKCIVDVEQFYAFKQRCVENDLLFQKVRLDCSEKGVDECEFDNVGLPEAEFMEPITNLESPHQYDATKPIESFIGPSKIVQVGYNYRVVRVNDEADVLVYHKHRYYQPTKATEWNRWVCVANGSNSCTARLTISSNEGFPVALFTKPIRHNHPDTIVQAIGSAESAQEETVQILPQCTLALDRNQRLQLFAEGYRYRLRQAMYGVGKSLWTCVRSDCSACIELSYEDSHTCATSDRTHCHEAEEENVPPASNPNTELMAQKQPKHTRGNNGLNYHITDGVLVYSGNYYKPHKHASKNKKGDSANKVWKCIVTNCAAKVELCVKYVAKITSDHNHEKQITKNTNAISKHTIQQGVNYRLIVEEHGHIRLQHRKEKYTFQQLLPNGISEWACIWKSLGCGTTLRMLADEQIVYSTSSGSSIKHNHRVGNVVEQYFPTHAQSQPNDINLWSTPTYELLWNCNSKPIIHRQHDRYYGRTAFTNGTIEWHCVRGISTHCEATITIDKSGNIIADHSTHDHAKSRKNGLKVRSFAQNHTTRDIFNSPGPVRLLAGGFNYRRMHDDQLNIDIVVHVAHKYLSDGTETKAYHCILRDEPQACPGKIVLTNNALCAEILAAHNHLARTVPKTVEPERSAQVIVEGPNYELMYAMIGRNCLLLHEGHVFRLYKLLEPSQTSRWRCIHAEVGCKAFLSVPLSLTKPATMDSQSHDHSRVKHDTAAGSVVKVKQEIIEEPDEVPQRNSYEESPRLRPRVREAIDAEDVKRSLALINPTTSDSNPLAILHDIRGTLIKEEMKREMLQIKPDPDAMISFLNGHLYVRQFEDLETLDSPEWMCAFRWTLSCSARLSDLSVHTHERFASVRTNDRFNMLKKLISQGLIAQRGVITQMPERQKVSEYELLPSNGNLSLTIDENRYYFYKAKNNGEWLWRCVRYRWQGCKIGVAVSHCFGKYYYQPYGKTEHVHSS, encoded by the exons ATGGCCGAGTTGTG TAATCTCTTGGCATGCCGGCTGTGCTTGCAGAAGCAGTTTCAGCTACTACCAATGTTCCCGGCCAACGAACCCGTGAATGATGAGCTGCTGCGGAAAATATACGAATGTGCTGCGGTGCGAATATCCTACGAGTACGATCAAAGTTCCGTCATCTGCATCAAGTGTATCGTGGACGTCGAACAGTTCTACGCCTTCAAGCAGCGGTGCGTGGAAAATGATTTGCTGTTTCAGAAAGTGCGCCTAGACTGTAGCGAGAAAGGTGTGGACGAGTGCGAATTTGACAATGTCGGCTTACCGGAGGCCGAATTTATGGAACCAATCACTAATCTGGAAAGTCCACATCAGTATGATGCCACCAAACCGATAGAAAGTTTCATTGGGCCATCGAAGATAGTGCAAGTCGGTTACAATTACCGTGTCGTACGTGTAAACGACGAGGCAGACGTGCTAGTTTATCACAAGCACAGGTATTATCAACCAACCAAAGCCACCGAATGGAACCGGTGGGTTTGTGTGGCAAATGGTTCCAACAGCTGCACGGCTAGACTGACCATCTCTTCTAACGAGGGCTTTCCAGTAGCTCTGTTCACTAAACCCATCAGACATAATCATCCCGATACGATCGTACAAGCGATAGGTTCGGCCGAATCTGCTCAAGAGGAAACAGTGCAAATATTACCCCAATGTACCCTTGCCCTGGACCGTAATCAACGACTGCAGCTGTTTGCCGAAGGGTACCGTTACCGATTGCGGCAAGCTATGTATGGCGTGGGGAAAAGTTTATGGACCTGCGTTCGATCCGATTGTTCAGCCTGCATTGAGCTGTCGTACGAAGATAGTCATACATGTGCGACAAGCGATCGAACACATTGCCATGAagcggaagaagaaaatgttccaCCCGCTTCGAATCCAAACACGGAACTTATGGCTCAAAAGCAACCAAAGCATACGCGTGGGAATAACGGTCTTAACTATCATATAACCGATGGTGTACTAGTGTACAGTGGCAACTATTACAAGCCACATAAACAtgcttcaaaaaacaaaaaaggagatTCCGCGAACAAGGTGTGGAAATGTATCGTAACTAATTGTGCCGCCAAAGTAGAGTTGTGTGTAAAATATGTAGCAAAGATTACCAGCGATCATAATCACGAAAAGCAGATTACGAAAAACACTAATGCGATATCGAAACACACCATACAGCAGGGTGTTAACTATCGTCTAATTGTAGAGGAACATGGACATATTCGCTTGCAGCATCGTAAGGAAAAGTACACCTTCCAACAACTACTCCCAAATGGCATCTCGGAATGGGCTTGCATCTGGAAGAGTTTAGGTTGTGGGACGACGCTAAGAATGCTTGCCGACGAACAGATTGTCTATAGCACGAGTTCCGGGAGCAGCATCAAACACAATCATCGGGTAGGGAACGTAGTTGAACAATACTTCCCCACCCATGCTCAATCGCAACCGAATGACATTAATTTATGGAGCACACCGACGTATGAACTTCTGTGGAACTGCAACAGTAAACCGATCATCCACCGACAGCATGATCGATACTATGGACGAACAGCGTTCACAAATGGAACGATCGAATGGCACTGTGTTCGGGGTATCAGCACCCACTGTGAAGCGACCATCACGATCGATAAGTCTGGTAATATTATCGCTGACCACTCGACTCACGATCACGCGAAAAGCCGAAAAAATGGCCTAAAAGTACGATCGTTCGCACAAAATCATACTACGCGCGATATTTTTAATAGTCCCGGTCCGGTACGCTTATTGGCGGGAGGCTTCAACTACCGCCGTATGCACGACGATCAGCTCAACATCGATATCGTGGTGCACGTTGCCCATAAGTACTTATCCGATGGTACGGAAACGAAAGCCTACCATTGTATATTGCGGGATGAACCGCAAGCCTGTCCCGGTAAGATCGTGCTCACCAACAATGCGCTCTGTGCTGAGATATTGGCGGCACATAACCATCTGGCTCGCACAGTGCCAAAGACGGTAGAACCGGAACGGTCCGCTCAGGTAATCGTGGAAGGACCGAACTATGAACTGATGTATGCGATGATCGGACGcaactgtttgctgctacACGAAGGGCACGTGTTCAGGTTGTACAAGCTGCTGGAACCGTCACAAACATCCCGGTGGCGTTGCATACACGCCGAAGTCGGATGCAAAGCATTTTTGAGTGTGCCACTATCGCTGACCAAGCCGGCAACCATGGATTCGCAGTCGCACGATCATTCGAGGGTAAAGCATGACACTGCTGCCGGTTCGGTGGTAAAGGTGAAACAGGAAATCATCGAAGAGCCCGATGAGGTACCGCAGCGGAATAGCTACGAAGAATCGCCTCGATTACGGCCGCGTGTACGGGAAGCGATAGATGCGGAAGATGTGAAACGGTCCCTAGCGCTGATCAATCCAACCACATCAGACTCCAATCCGCTGGCTATTTTGCACGACATTCGCGGCACACTGATAAAGGAGGAGATGAAGCGCGAAATGTTGCAAATTAAGCCCGATCCCGATGCGATGATCAGTTTCCTGAATGGTCATCTTTACGTGCGCCAGTTTGAGGATCTGGAAACGCTCGATTCACCCGAATGGATGTGTGCATTCCGCTGGACGTTGAGCTGCAGCGCCCGGTTAAGTGATCTCTCTGTCCACACGCACGAGCGGTTTGCCTCGGTGCGTACGAACGATCGGTTCAACATGCTAAAAAAGCTGATCTCACAAGGGTTGATTGCTCAGCGAGGTGTAATCACACAGATGCCCGAACGTCAGAAGGTATCCGAGTACGAGCTGCTACCAAGCAACGGGAACCTTTCGTTAACAATCGACGAGAACCGGTATTACTTTTACAAGGCAAAGAACAACGGTGAATGGTTGTGGCGTTGCGTGCGGTATCGCTGGCAAGGGTGTAAGATCGGTGTGGCCGTTTCGCATTGCTTCGGGAAGTATTACTACCAACCGTACGGCAAAACCGAACACGTACATTCCTCCTAA